Proteins found in one candidate division TA06 bacterium genomic segment:
- the plsY gene encoding glycerol-3-phosphate 1-O-acyltransferase PlsY, translating into MLYRILFIIGAYLTGGIPFGYLAGKMLKGIDIREHGSKNVGATNVLRVIGKGPGIAVYLLDAVKGLLPVLLAQMLWPAATPQQQWFHIAVALAAILGHVFTPYLKFKGGKGVATASGAMLGLAPLPLLAALLVFALVFGLTRYVSLGSICASITFPIGVAVQLILKGEDPFAPMLAVGWFVVLLILVTHKANIVRLMHGNENRISFKKAQPTK; encoded by the coding sequence ATGTTGTATCGTATACTATTCATCATAGGAGCTTACCTGACCGGAGGCATTCCCTTCGGCTACCTGGCCGGGAAAATGCTTAAAGGCATTGACATCCGGGAGCATGGCAGCAAGAACGTGGGGGCCACCAATGTTCTTCGGGTCATCGGTAAAGGTCCGGGGATAGCGGTCTACCTGCTGGACGCCGTAAAGGGCCTGCTGCCGGTTCTATTGGCCCAAATGCTCTGGCCGGCCGCCACGCCCCAGCAGCAATGGTTCCACATTGCAGTCGCCCTGGCCGCCATTCTGGGCCACGTCTTCACCCCGTATCTCAAATTCAAAGGCGGCAAGGGCGTGGCCACGGCCTCCGGGGCCATGCTGGGGCTGGCGCCGCTGCCGCTGCTGGCCGCCTTGCTGGTCTTTGCCCTGGTCTTTGGCCTTACCCGCTATGTTTCGCTGGGCTCCATCTGCGCCTCGATAACCTTTCCCATCGGGGTGGCCGTTCAGTTGATACTGAAGGGCGAAGATCCTTTTGCTCCGATGCTGGCGGTGGGCTGGTTCGTGGTGCTGCTGATACTGGTGACCCACAAGGCCAACATCGTGCGGTTGATGCATGGCAATGAGAACAGGATCAGTTTCAAGAAGGCCCAGCCAACAAAATAA
- a CDS encoding NAD(P)-dependent glycerol-3-phosphate dehydrogenase, with translation MSHKTKNISILGAGNWGTTLAVILAEQGHRVRLWEYLPQAAEEIQRIRQNRQFLPGVTIPQGVAVSSDLGLSLQRADICFLALPSSVLRKVCEQAYPLLSSDTVIVSAIKGLEDKTRLRMSQVIEQTLKEKAGRLTVLSGPNIASEIARHLPATTVASSADLPAAQEVQSALMSRYLRVYTGSDVAGAELGGSLKNVIAIAAGIIDGMELGANTKGALLTRGLAEITRLGTALGADPATFAGLTGMGDLITTCSSPQSRNHIVGSRIGQGQRLDDILKEMVMVAEGVNTAKAAYELSKEYRIEMPITEQMYLVLFHDKSPRLAVEALMTRDPKSEK, from the coding sequence ATGTCACATAAAACCAAGAACATATCCATCCTAGGCGCAGGCAACTGGGGCACCACCCTGGCCGTGATCCTGGCCGAGCAGGGCCACCGGGTGCGGCTTTGGGAATATCTGCCCCAGGCAGCGGAAGAGATCCAGCGTATCCGCCAGAACAGGCAGTTCCTGCCGGGGGTAACCATTCCCCAAGGCGTGGCCGTAAGTTCCGATCTGGGCCTTTCATTGCAGAGGGCTGATATCTGTTTCCTGGCGCTGCCATCCTCAGTGCTCAGGAAGGTCTGCGAACAGGCCTATCCATTGCTGTCTTCGGACACAGTGATCGTCAGCGCCATCAAAGGCTTGGAGGACAAGACCCGCCTGCGGATGTCGCAGGTCATAGAACAGACACTGAAGGAAAAGGCCGGGCGGCTGACGGTATTGTCCGGCCCCAATATCGCTTCCGAGATCGCCCGCCATCTGCCTGCCACCACTGTCGCATCTTCCGCCGATCTGCCGGCCGCCCAGGAAGTACAGTCTGCCCTGATGTCCCGGTATCTGCGGGTCTACACCGGCAGCGATGTGGCGGGGGCCGAGCTGGGCGGGAGTCTGAAGAACGTTATCGCCATCGCGGCCGGGATCATAGACGGGATGGAACTGGGGGCCAACACCAAGGGGGCGCTTCTGACCCGGGGACTGGCCGAGATCACCCGGCTGGGAACAGCTCTGGGAGCCGATCCGGCCACTTTCGCCGGCCTTACCGGAATGGGGGACCTGATCACCACCTGTTCCAGCCCGCAAAGCCGCAACCATATCGTGGGAAGCAGGATCGGCCAGGGACAAAGACTGGACGACATCTTAAAGGAAATGGTGATGGTGGCCGAGGGGGTGAATACCGCCAAGGCGGCCTACGAATTGTCAAAAGAATATCGAATAGAGATGCCCATCACCGAGCAGATGTACCTGG